Proteins encoded within one genomic window of Fragaria vesca subsp. vesca linkage group LG1, FraVesHawaii_1.0, whole genome shotgun sequence:
- the LOC101304324 gene encoding pentatricopeptide repeat-containing protein At3g14330-like → MIGAISLSTNITVTCSGSAIPQKPSKPQTPSTLKCLAKSGKLEEAIRLIEASPSKLTATQSDMEAYSLLLHTCISQKSLEHGQRLYLQFLLSKHSLLVNNPTLKSKLITLYSVCGRVDEAQSVFVDGLEHAPESVWVAMCIAYLRNGYLVRALLLYCDMLCRMIWPGNFAFSMALKACAELSELRLGRAVHAQIVKSNEKPDQVVSNALLRLYSDQGCFADALMVFDTMPQRNVVSWNSLIASFVRRDRVVESLECFRRMQGEGMGFTWVTLTTVLPICARMTALYSGKEIHAQIVKSTKRPDVPVLNSLMDMYAKTGAIDYCKRVFDNMHSKDLTSWNTVLTGYAVNGFIEQGMVLFDQMVECGIRPDGVTFIALLSGCSHAGLTDQGRRLFDKMKLGYGISPTVEHYACLVDLLGRAGRIEEAIDVVETMPMKPSGSIWGSILNSCRLKGKVSLAERAATELFELEPNNPGNYVVLSNVYANAGMWEGVNRVRELMKERGLKKEAGCSWLQIGSRIHTFVAGGGFQFRNSAEFKKVWNELTDAMEEVGYIADTSVVLHDVNEEVKSIWVCGHSERVAVTFALVHTAAGMPIRITKNIRICADCHSWVKIVSMVTGRVIVLRDTNRFHHFKGGACTCKDYW, encoded by the coding sequence ATGATTGGCGCCATTTCTCTGTCAACGAACATAACCGTGACTTGTTCAGGTTCCGCCATTCCTCAGAAACCCAGCAAACCTCAAACTCCCTCAACTCTCAAATGCCTCGCCAAATCCGGCAAATTAGAGGAGGCCATTCGCCTCATCGAAGCCTCGCCCTCCAAACTGACGGCCACCCAGTCCGACATGGAGGCCTACTCCCTCCTCCTCCACACCTGCATCTCCCAAAAGTCCTTAGAGCACGGCCAACGCCTTTATCTACAGTTTCTTCTCTCCAAACACAGCCTCCTCGTCAACAATCCCACCTTGAAAAGCAAGCTCATTACTCTCTACTCTGTTTGCGGCCGAGTCGACGAAGCCCAATCTGTTTTCGTCGACGGGCTCGAACATGCCCCCGAGTCGGTGTGGGTGGCCATGTGCATTGCGTATTTGAGAAATGGCTACTTGGTCAGAGCGTTGCTCTTGTATTGTGACATGTTGTGCAGAATGATCTGGCCGGGGAATTTCGCATTCTCGATGGCGTTGAAGGCCTGTGCAGAGTTGTCTGAGCTGAGACTCGGGAGAGCTGTTCATGCCCAGATTGTGAAATCCAATGAAAAGCCGGATCAAGTGGTGAGTAATGCTCTTCTGAGGCTCTACTCGGACCAGGGGTGCTTTGCGGATGCCCTCATGGTGTTCGATACAATGCCTCAACGAAATGTTGTTTCGTGGAACTCTTTGATTGCGAGTTTTGTTCGACGAGACCGAGTGGTTGAGTCACTGGAGTGTTTTAGGAGAATGCAAGGCGAGGGGATGGGGTTTACTTGGGTTACTCTCACCACAGTTTTACCAATATGCGCTAGAATGACTGCACTCTACAGTGGGAAGGAAATACATGCCCAGATAGTCAAGTCCACCAAGAGACCTGATGTCCCTGTACTGAACTCACTTATGGACATGTATGCAAAAACTGGAGCTATTGATTACTGTAAGAGGGTGTTTGACAATATGCACAGTAAAGATTTGACATCGTGGAATACTGTCCTTACAGGGTATGCAGTGAATGGATTTATCGAACAAGGAATGGTGCTGTTTGATCAGATGGTAGAGTGTGGGATCAGACCAGATGGAGTGACCTTTATAGCTCTGTTGTCTGGCTGTAGCCATGCGGGGCTTACTGACCAAGGACGGAGATTATTTGATAAAATGAAGTTGGGATATGGCATATCCCCAACTGTTGAGCATTACGCTTGTCTTGTAGATCTCTTGGGAAGAGCTGGTAGGATTGAAGAGGCCATAGATGTAGTGGAAACAATGCCTATGAAGCCATCTGGAAGCATATGGGGATCAATACTCAATTCGTGCCGGCTCAAAGGCAAAGTTTCTCTTGCTGAGCGTGCTGCAACAGAGTTGTTTGAGCTTGAACCTAACAATCCTGGAAACTATGTGGTGCTCTCAAATGTTTATGCAAATGCAGGGATGTGGGAAGGCGTCAATAGGGTTCGAGAACTTATGAAGGAGAGGGGACTTAAAAAGGAGGCTGGATGCAGTTGGTTACAAATAGGGAGTAGGATCCACACATTTGTAGCGGGTGGGGGTTTTCAATTTCGTAATTCAGCTGAGTTTAAGAAAGTTTGGAATGAATTGACAGATGCTATGGAAGAGGTTGGCTATATTGCTGACACCAGTGTTGTATTACATGATGTAAATGAAGAAGTGAAATCAATATGGGTTTGTGGGCACAGTGAAAGAGTCGCAGTTACCTTTGCACTAGTCCACACTGCTGCTGGGATGCCAATTAGAATTACAAAGAATATTCGTATATGTGCAGATTGCCACTCCTGGGTGAAAATAGTTTCAATGGTTACAGGTAGAGTCATTGTTTTGAGAGACACAAATCGCTTCCACCATTTCAAAGGAGGAGCATGCACTTGTAAGGACTACTGGTGA
- the LOC101304231 gene encoding putative F-box/LRR-repeat protein At3g42770-like has translation MAKRMKRTQRRRRLQKQNPMNHLPEDLLLHILSFFSTLDAVRTSLISKQWKSLWSRVPSCLYFSYHLFLKTKTNSYDHAEMFADTVNRAINTRRSAIQTFSLSFIYDYGCIHLVEDWLRAAVTRLHARELHLDFFIHEEYHEKTVQDDEFADDDETNFDLTYVFPLSLLNNAVVQVLRLTYCILEWPEDNMTMSLGSLRSIFLDMIYLTDLSVPLLIEWCPNLEELELKNILGLRNLRIISPRLKKVALGYICETKKYSCKSIVIDCPNLLTLRFHDCDADRIVLKNATSVVEFAVDFSVLDVENYHVWCKTARLLRKARNVQKLKVINLWFKLLTPENLFPKTLKLRNLKYLELRTGYTRYDLVGMAALLERCPNLESMVLSSISKMEEDGSLTEEVLNKPIEFKMPALEQVKLPSYSGTREERKFLKILRAQGIAREKIVLDSR, from the exons ATGGCCAAACGCATGAAAAGAACGCAACGCCGCCGCCGCCTCCAAAAGCAAAACCCTATGAACCACCTCCCGGAGGACCTCCTCCTCCACATCCTTTCTTTCTTCTCCACACTAGACGCCGTGCGAACCTCTTTAATATCCAAACAATGGAAATCTCTTTGGTCTCGCGTTCCCTCTTGCTTGTATTTCTCCTACCATCTCTTCCTCAAAACCAAGACCAACTCTTACGACCATGCTGAGATGTTTGCCGACACCGTCAACCGCGCCATCAACACTCGTCGATCTGCCATCCAAACCTTCAGCCTGTCCTTTATCTACGATTATGGCTGCATCCACCTAGTCGAAGACTGGTTACGCGCCGCCGTGACGCGCCTCCATGCTCGTGAGCTCCACTTGGACTTCTTCATCCACGAAGAGTATCACGAGAAAACGGTTCAAGATGATGAATTCGCAGATGATGATGAAACAAACTTTGACCTCACGTACGTGTTCCCTCTTTCTCTCCTGAACAATGCAGTCGTGCAAGTCTTGAGGCTCACGTATTGTATTCTTGAGTGGCCTGAAGACAACATGACGATGAGTCTTGGTTCGTTGAGGTCCATTTTTCTTGATATGATTTATCTGACGGACCTAAGTGTGCCGCTTTTGATTGAGTGGTGTCCCAATCTCGAAGAGCTGGAGCTTAAGAACATTCTGGGGTTGCGGAATTTGAGGATTATTAGCCCTAGGCTTAAGAAGGTCGCTCTTGGATATATTTGTGAGACTAAGAAGTACAGTTGCAAATCCATTGTGATTGATTGCCCTAACCTTTTGACGTTGAGGTTTCATGATTGTGACGCTGATAGGATTGTGCTTAAAAATGCGACTTCCGTAGTTGAGTTTGCTGTTGATTTCTCAGTTCTAGATGTTGAGAACTATCATGTATGGTGTAAAACTGCGCGCCTACTCAGGAAAGCGCGTAATGTTCAGAAGCTCAAGGTGATAAATTTGTGGTTTAAG CTTCTGACACCAGAGAATCTCTTCCCTAAAACTTTGAAGCTCCGTAATCTCAAATATCTAGAGCTTCGAACTGGATATACTCGATATGATCTGGTTGGCATGGCTGCATTGCTCGAACGTTGTCCCAATCTAGAGTCAATGGTTCTTAGTTCAATTTCCAAAATGGAAGAAGAT GGAAGTTTAACAGAGGAGGTCTTGAATAAACCGATTGAATTCAAGATGCCAGCGCTTGAGCAAGTTAAGCTGCCATCGTATTCAGGTACGAGAGAAGAACGCAAGTTTCTGAAGATTTTGAGAGCACAAGGAATAGCCAGAGAGAAGATTGTACTTGATTCACGATGA
- the LOC101308908 gene encoding histone H3.3-like gives MARTKQTARKSTGGKAPRKQLATKAARKSAPTTGGVKKPHRYRPGTVALREIRKYQKSTELLIRKLPFQRLVREIAQDFKTDLRFQSHAVLALQEAAEAYLVGLFEDTNLCAIHAKRVTIMPKDIQLARRIRGERA, from the coding sequence ATGGCCCGTACGAAGCAGACTGCCCGGAAGTCGACCGGAGGAAAGGCTCCGCGGAAGCAGCTGGCGACGAAGGCCGCCCGGAAGTCGGCTCCGACCACCGGAGGAGTGAAGAAGCCGCACAGGTACCGGCCGGGCACGGTGGCTCTGCGTGAGATCCGAAAGTACCAGAAGAGCACGGAGCTGCTGATAAGGAAGCTTCCCTTCCAGAGGCTCGTTCGTGAAATCGCTCAGGATTTCAAAACGGACCTGCGCTTCCAGAGCCACGCCGTCTTGGCGCTGCAGGAGGCGGCCGAGGCCTACCTCGTTGGGCTCTTTGAGGACACCAATCTGTGCGCCATTCATGCCAAGAGAGTCACAATCATGCCCAAGGATATTCAACTTGCTAGGAGAATTAGGGGTGAGAGGGCTTAA
- the LOC101306563 gene encoding uncharacterized oxidoreductase At4g09670-like — MSENPKIRFGILGCADIARKVARAINLAPNSNLYAIASRSIDKAHKFAANNGLSTQTLKIYGSYDQLLDDPCVDAVYMPLPTSLHLRWVLLTAHNKKHLLLEKPAALDVGELDQILHACQSNGVQFMTASMWLHHPRTAKLKDFISDSKLFGRINYIHSSSTLPGTKEFLENNIRVKPDLDALGALGDLGWYCIEAILWAKDYQLPTIVTALPDVTKNSAGVILSFTASIQWEPQDQTVATIHCSFLSHTSMDLSISASNGTVRCNDYIIPYAENCSSFEFTSGAKFAELHIGWSVVPEEVRVVSQLPQEALMVQELSRLAEGIREFGYPPDKKWPQISRNTQLVLDAVKKSIDLGYEPVTVLF, encoded by the exons ATGTCTGAGAACCCAAAAATACGATTCGGCATATTAGGATGTGCAGACATAGCTAGAAAGGTTGCTCGCGCCATTAACCTGGCACCCAACTCGAACCTGTACGCCATTGCCAGCCGCTCCATCGACAAAGCCCACAAATTCGCAGCCAACAATGGACTCTCCACTCAGACCCTCAAAATCTACGGCAGCTATGATCAGTTGCTCGACGACCCATGTGTCGATGCTGTGTACATGCCTCTGCCCACCAGTCTTCACCTCCGCTGGGTTCTCTTGACTGCCCACAACAAGAAGCACTTGCTCTTGGAAAAGCCTGCCGCTCTTGATGTGGGTGAGCTTGATCAGATACTCCATGCTTGCCAATCCAACGGTGTACAGTTCATGACTGCGAGTATGTGGCTGCATCACCCTAGGACTGCCAAGTTGAAGGACTTCATCTCTGATTCCAAGCTCTTTGGTCGAATCAACTAT ATTCATAGCTCATCGACGCTTCCAGGAACAAAGGAATTTTTGGAGAACAACATAAGAGTGAAACCAGACTTAGATGCTCTTGGTGCGCTTGGGGACTTGGGCTGGTACTGCATTGAAGCCATTTTGTGGGCTAAGGACTACCAACTACCTACTATAGTCACTGCTCTACCAGATGTCACCAAAAACTCTGCAGGGGTCATCTTGTCTTTCACTGCATCAATTCAATGGGAACCACAGGATCAAACTGTTGCAACAATTCACTGTTCTTTCCTCTCTCACACATCCATGGACTTGTCTATATCTGCCTCTAATGGTACCGTGCGTTGCAATGACTACATAATTCCATATGCGGAGAACTGTTCTTCATTTGAATTCACATCAGGTGCAAAATTTGCGGAACTCCACATTGGGTGGAGTGTAGTACCTGAAGAAGTTAGAGTGGTCTCTCAGCTGCCACAAGAGGCCTTGATGGTTCAAGAGCTCTCAAGGCTTGCCGAGGGCATCAGGGAATTTGGATATCCTCCGGACAAAAAATGGCCACAAATCAGCAGAAATACACAACTGGTATTGGATGCAGTGAAGAAATCCATTGATCTTGGTTATGAACCTGTTACGGTGTTATTTTGA